From one Brachypodium distachyon strain Bd21 chromosome 4, Brachypodium_distachyon_v3.0, whole genome shotgun sequence genomic stretch:
- the LOC104584877 gene encoding MLO-like protein 7 isoform X1, with protein sequence MGGGAAGASNKPLGLEVTPTWAVAAICGVMIGISLTLDAGLHHATKWLRKRRSLALFDALDTMKSELIALGFVSLLLTFLGFFMPFVCVPLGAASTMLPCECTEQLAKHPPPLNSCRQGMVPLVPPEALHQLHLFLFYLALLHVAFKLLTLYLARAKISKWKEWEKEARSASNDLLHQPSNLRLSHQTTFVMRLTKNWSKSTVLLYIVSFFRQFFNSVEMTDYVQLRHGFMTAHLSPGTNFDFGAKIQKSLSADLKAISSCSSSPLWASALVMLLINVRGWDGMFWLSILRVVVIFLVGTELQTIITARIDMDKLSDEHFWFRKPRLLLHLIILASFQNAFQISHFLWISVYFGLMSCFHQGHLGKVVAGVCLSGLLQFICSYITMPLYGLASQIKRTVLDVERGQEDGADAKTATSTANVIETIIGPVEKVPIIPALRRCKSAGYASEGLIV encoded by the exons ATGGGTGGGGGAGCTGCTGGCGCGAGCAACAAGCCGCTGGGGCTCGAAGTGACCCCGACGTGGGCAGTGGCCGCCATCTGCGGCGTCATGATCGGCATCTCACTTACGCTTGACGCCGGCCTGCACCACGCCACCAAG TGGCTGCGAAAGAGGAGGAGCCTGGCGCTGTTCGACGCCCTGGACACGATGAAGTCTGAGCTCATTGCGCTTGGCTTCGTGTCTCTGCTGCTCACCTTCCTGGGCTTCTTCATGCCCTTCGTCTGCGTCCCACTCGGAGCAGCCAGCACCATGCTGCCCTGCGAGTGCACGGAGCAACTTGCTAAGCACCCCCCACCGCTCAACAGTTGCCGGCAA GGCATGGTCCCTCTTGTGCCACCTGAGGCACTGCACCAGCTGcacctcttcctcttctactTGGCACTTCTCCACGTCGCATTCAAACTCCTCACATTATATCTGGCTAGAGCAAAG ATTTCTAAATGGAAGGAGTGGGAAAAGGAAGCCCGCTCCGCTTCAAATGACCTATTGCACC AACCCTCCAATCTCAGGCTTTCTCATCAAACAACGTTTGTGATGCGGCTCACGAAAAATTGGAGCAAAAGCACCGTACTTCTCTACATT GTGAGCTTCTTTAGGCAGTTTTTCAACTCTGTTGAGATGACAGACTATGTCCAACTACGGCATGGATTCATGACT GCTCACTTATCACCGGGAactaattttgattttggagcaaaaattcagaaatcaCTTAGTGCTGATCTCAAAGCAATTTCAAGTTGTAG CAGTTCGCCGTTATGGGCCTCCGCCCTGGTTATGCTACTGATTAATGTTCGTG GATGGGATGGAATGTTCTGGCTATCTATACTTCGTGTAGTG GTCATCTTTTTGGTCGGTACAGAGTTACAGACTATCATAACAGCAAGGATAGACATGGACAAGCTAAGCGATGAACATTTCTGGTTCAGAAAGCCTCGTCTGCTTCTTCATCTCATTATCCTGGCGTCATTCCAG AATGCGTTCCAGATCAGTCATTTCCTTTGGATTTCG GTCTACTTCGGATTGATGTCCTGCTTCCATCAAGGACACCTTGGCAAAGTTGTCGCTGGAGTGTGCCTGAG CGGTCTACTGCAATTTATTTGCAGCTACATCACAATGCCTTTATATGGACTAGCCTCtcag ATAAAAAGAACTGTTTTGGACGTCGAAAGAGGCCAAGAAGATGGAGCAGACGCGAAAACAGCGACGAGCACCGCAAATGTAATCGAGACCATCATTGGGCCAGTGGAGAAGGTGCCCATAATTCCAGCACTCCGCCGGTGCAAAAGCGCTGGGTATGCGTCAGAGGGCCTTATTGTTTGA
- the LOC104584877 gene encoding MLO-like protein 7 isoform X2, with translation MGGGAAGASNKPLGLEVTPTWAVAAICGVMIGISLTLDAGLHHATKWLRKRRSLALFDALDTMKSELIALGFVSLLLTFLGFFMPFVCVPLGAASTMLPCECTEQLAKHPPPLNSCRQGMVPLVPPEALHQLHLFLFYLALLHVAFKLLTLYLARAKISKWKEWEKEARSASNDLLHQPSNLRLSHQTTFVMRLTKNWSKSTVLLYIVSFFRQFFNSVEMTDYVQLRHGFMTAHLSPGTNFDFGAKIQKSLSADLKAISSCSSPLWASALVMLLINVRGWDGMFWLSILRVVVIFLVGTELQTIITARIDMDKLSDEHFWFRKPRLLLHLIILASFQNAFQISHFLWISVYFGLMSCFHQGHLGKVVAGVCLSGLLQFICSYITMPLYGLASQIKRTVLDVERGQEDGADAKTATSTANVIETIIGPVEKVPIIPALRRCKSAGYASEGLIV, from the exons ATGGGTGGGGGAGCTGCTGGCGCGAGCAACAAGCCGCTGGGGCTCGAAGTGACCCCGACGTGGGCAGTGGCCGCCATCTGCGGCGTCATGATCGGCATCTCACTTACGCTTGACGCCGGCCTGCACCACGCCACCAAG TGGCTGCGAAAGAGGAGGAGCCTGGCGCTGTTCGACGCCCTGGACACGATGAAGTCTGAGCTCATTGCGCTTGGCTTCGTGTCTCTGCTGCTCACCTTCCTGGGCTTCTTCATGCCCTTCGTCTGCGTCCCACTCGGAGCAGCCAGCACCATGCTGCCCTGCGAGTGCACGGAGCAACTTGCTAAGCACCCCCCACCGCTCAACAGTTGCCGGCAA GGCATGGTCCCTCTTGTGCCACCTGAGGCACTGCACCAGCTGcacctcttcctcttctactTGGCACTTCTCCACGTCGCATTCAAACTCCTCACATTATATCTGGCTAGAGCAAAG ATTTCTAAATGGAAGGAGTGGGAAAAGGAAGCCCGCTCCGCTTCAAATGACCTATTGCACC AACCCTCCAATCTCAGGCTTTCTCATCAAACAACGTTTGTGATGCGGCTCACGAAAAATTGGAGCAAAAGCACCGTACTTCTCTACATT GTGAGCTTCTTTAGGCAGTTTTTCAACTCTGTTGAGATGACAGACTATGTCCAACTACGGCATGGATTCATGACT GCTCACTTATCACCGGGAactaattttgattttggagcaaaaattcagaaatcaCTTAGTGCTGATCTCAAAGCAATTTCAAGTTGTAG TTCGCCGTTATGGGCCTCCGCCCTGGTTATGCTACTGATTAATGTTCGTG GATGGGATGGAATGTTCTGGCTATCTATACTTCGTGTAGTG GTCATCTTTTTGGTCGGTACAGAGTTACAGACTATCATAACAGCAAGGATAGACATGGACAAGCTAAGCGATGAACATTTCTGGTTCAGAAAGCCTCGTCTGCTTCTTCATCTCATTATCCTGGCGTCATTCCAG AATGCGTTCCAGATCAGTCATTTCCTTTGGATTTCG GTCTACTTCGGATTGATGTCCTGCTTCCATCAAGGACACCTTGGCAAAGTTGTCGCTGGAGTGTGCCTGAG CGGTCTACTGCAATTTATTTGCAGCTACATCACAATGCCTTTATATGGACTAGCCTCtcag ATAAAAAGAACTGTTTTGGACGTCGAAAGAGGCCAAGAAGATGGAGCAGACGCGAAAACAGCGACGAGCACCGCAAATGTAATCGAGACCATCATTGGGCCAGTGGAGAAGGTGCCCATAATTCCAGCACTCCGCCGGTGCAAAAGCGCTGGGTATGCGTCAGAGGGCCTTATTGTTTGA